DNA sequence from the Malus sylvestris chromosome 10, drMalSylv7.2, whole genome shotgun sequence genome:
TAACATTaaaactttaagtgttagtaTTGCACGAAGAGACAGATTCATGTCAAACTGATATCCCAATTTCAGaattagaggaggaggaggaaggatgTTGGAATCAAAGTTTATTACTAGGTTTCACGCAATGTCTCCCACCGATTGACCACTCATTTTTCAGTTTCTGCTGCTACAATGATCCGAAATTCATACCCTCACGGAAAACCACAAGTCAAATCTCTGTTTTTGGTAATACAATGATCCAAAATACAGACTTGtcacaaagaaacaagaaattgTATGATTTGGCCGCCTCTCAGCAAGATATCaataaaaaggaaagaacaATTGCACAGCATAATTCACACAAGCAATTCTAAGCTGAATCATAGAGGCCCCCAATTCTACGAAAAAAGCAATTCGATGGCAGTTGGGTAAAATCTGAATCTCCGTGGAAAAtttaagaaaagcaaaaaacctTGAAACCAAGTGACATGAGGAAACAGATGAGGAGAGAAAAAGGAACTGACTTGGGGAGTGAACATCAAAGGGGAGTGAGTGGCCCTAGGGCTATGAGGAGGCGATTGACCCATCAACTCAGCGGACCCATCAACAAGACGGGCGCCGTGGGCAGGGCCCTCCTGCAAGCTGCCGGCGGCACCGCTATCTTCCTCGGCCGCTGAGGGGCTTCCATCCCCATCTTCTCTCCCATTCACATTCCCCATCCCGATTGCTTGGATATGACCTCTGCTAGCAACAAGCACCAACCGACGAGAACGAAATTACTGATGCATAATAATACCCACTCTGCAGAATTGGAATCCAATCTCATATGATGAAACCTTAAATCCCACAAAGCTCAAAAATTTGATTGATTGGGCgtcaaaactcaaaaaataGAGCCCAACAAAGACAACCCcgtttttatatattatatagagAGAGAACGAGAGAGAAGGAAGGGGAAGGGAAGggaggagaaagaggagagagagagagagagagagtattacATTAAGAAGAGGGGGCACTTAGCAACAACAACACAAAGGGGAAGGTGGGGCAGGGCGGGCAGATGGAaagaagaaaagtgaaaaaaCGAAGGGAATGGAAATTAGTTGATTGATGAGTAATGGTAATGGTAATGGTAAAGGTAAATTGGTATAATGAAAGAAGAAGTAATAATCTCCGATGAGTTTGGAAGATGGAATGCTACTCCAATCATGTTGTTGGTTTAATGGAGGAAATGTTTTTcacatcatatatatttttacaaacCCCTTTTAATAAAGGACAAATCAATTTATTAGGTTGTTAATGTTTATTAAGATCTATTTAGTTTATCGTTTTTCTTATACAATCATCATCATTGTCATTCTCCTGtctatattatatttatatcaaattaaacaaattttaaCGGTTATACATTAATAACTCAATGAGTTCTTTTGTCACTTTTACATTATTTTACCTTTAATCGAAGCCTTTCTCTCCCTCCCAAAACTCACTTCCCACAACACTTTGAGTTGACGACACTCTTTAATCATCACACTGGGTTATAAAATCAACAAATAATTGTGTTTTGGTTTTCATTTTggggtttttattattttttattattattattttttttttgggtaaagtgGGTTTCTTTCCTTTGAGTTTGGGGAATGGACTTTTCTTTCCCATTAGATTAATTACCAACGCATACATGTAGAAATAAATTTGGTGCTCAGAAGCAAAACAAAAAGGACGCAAATGTGAATAAAATCACTTGATTAGGATAACATAATCATTCACCTTCACTTTGAGTTTGAATATCGTAAATCAAAATAATAAGGTAAAGAACAAATATAAAGTTCGTGTCTTAAAAGAAAAAACGAATaaaagtgagagagagcgtattgGGCTGGGTTGGGTTGGGCTTTTTGACATAGATTAACTAGGATCCAAAAGGTCACATAGGTAAGCCTATCTCAACGTCCCCTAATTTGTAGACAAGAGGCCTCCACCTCGTAAAGCGACCTGAAAATCGGGAAAAGCGGCGTGCGGCATTCGAGCAAACCGATAGCGAACTAGAGCGGCAGCCTCGCGAGTCTGCTTTGTTTCATCGTACGTTGTGTCCCTTGTCCACTTCAATTCACTGTTTTTgctctttcttgttttattttctggATTTTGATTACTGGTTATGGTTCAAATCATTAATCATTTGCTGTGTTTAAATTGAAATGCTGTTGGGCTTTGTCCCCATAGTTTTCCGCTTTCTTTGATAAAAGCAGTCTACTTTTAACTAATCAAGTTCTAGGAAGGATTAATAATACAAAGCAGTCTACTTTTAACTAATCAGGGGGATTTGAGTTAGTGTTCAAAATCCTGCAATTAAAGTTTCATAGCCCAGATGTACTTTCTCAGAGACAGGAATCTAAAGCTAGAAGCTTGTAGCTTAAGAGTATTTATTCTGCGCGTAGGTCGCGAGTTCGATTCTCCGTCCCACCCCCAATGCTGCATTCCTTAATCCTTACATGTTGATGTCTCAAATTGTCACAATCTTGATGCTTTCTGCATTTCAATATCAGATCTTTTCAACATGCAAAGCATTAGGAATTCCATCTTGTGGCATGTGAGGGTAGGGAGTTCAGCCGACAAATGTTTGCCCACCGAGAGAGGACATGTGATCAAATCTCTGAGCCGCCACATGTGTGCAGCAGCAGGTGCCGGCGCTGATCAAATAAAGGACCGAGTTATTAAATTGGTGAAgaaatttgacaaaattgatgcaTCTAAGGTAGTCATCTTATTTCATTCCTACTGTTTTTGTTCAATTGGTTTCTCTGTCATTAGAGGACATCATGTTAAGTAGTTATTAAATTTGATCCCTCTACAGGTTACTGAAACCGCTGATTTCCAAAAGGACTTAAGCCTGGATAGTTTAGACAGGGTCGAGCTCGTAATGGCGTTTGAGGAAGAATTCTCCATTGAAATCCCTGAAGAGAAAGCCGATAAGTTGACCTGCTGTGCTG
Encoded proteins:
- the LOC126588029 gene encoding acyl carrier protein 3, mitochondrial; amino-acid sequence: MQSIRNSILWHVRVGSSADKCLPTERGHVIKSLSRHMCAAAGAGADQIKDRVIKLVKKFDKIDASKVTETADFQKDLSLDSLDRVELVMAFEEEFSIEIPEEKADKLTCCADVARYITSGAEQKCV